DNA sequence from the Atribacteraceae bacterium genome:
AAAATCCGGAGAGACTGCCCCCGATTTTATCCTGAAAGACCAGCATGGCAAAGATCAACGCCTGAGCGACTACCGGGGGAAAAAGGTCGTCCTGGCTTTTCATCCTTTAGCTTTTACCCGTATCTGTGCCTACCAAATGCAGGATCTGGAAAAGCATTACGACGATTTTATCCGTCTCGGTGCCGTGCCCCTGGGAATGAGCGTCGACCCGGTTCCCTCCAAGCACGCCTGGGCCAAAGAACTGGGAATTAAAAACCTGCTGCTGCTCTCGGATTTCTG
Encoded proteins:
- a CDS encoding peroxiredoxin, with translation MSSPIKSGETAPDFILKDQHGKDQRLSDYRGKKVVLAFHPLAFTRICAYQMQDLEKHYDDFIRLGAVPLGMSVDPVPSKHAWAKELGIKNLLLLSDFWPHGEVARKLGVFREENGYSERAVIIVGPDGLVSWIKVYPTKERPDIHEILTATEKV